A genomic stretch from Symbiobacterium terraclitae includes:
- a CDS encoding glycosyl hydrolase family 18 protein — protein sequence MRAWPKAAVALFLSVALMLAGAAVGAAPGIPAGALPAPAPLQARDAWVLPDLAGDGWVAVKEAGPLVVGYYAEDWEGDGRALEALRTAAGHVDRVVNFALQLNADGSITTRAYPALQAEARGLGLPVYGLVHNMKDGNFSAEVARSVLADPAKRSRAVSDMVAVAQAHGLDGIDIDIENVPGDLRPYYTALVTEAAAALRPRGIGITVSVPAKVWDDRMSNWGGAFDYAALGAVADQVAVMAYDEHTYGLPEGPVASLPWVERVVAYATQQIPKEKILLGIPAYGYAWVSGTNRVVRGLSTAGAYQLAARHGAGVLWDDVAQVPYFTYTEGGVAHTVYFENGQSTAAKLGVVTRYGLGGIAIWRLGLNEQAIWEAVSAAFE from the coding sequence GTGCGCGCTTGGCCGAAGGCGGCGGTTGCGCTGTTCCTGTCCGTGGCGCTCATGCTGGCCGGCGCCGCGGTGGGTGCCGCGCCGGGGATCCCGGCCGGCGCCCTGCCTGCGCCTGCGCCGCTGCAGGCCCGGGACGCGTGGGTCCTCCCCGACCTGGCCGGGGACGGCTGGGTGGCGGTGAAGGAGGCGGGACCCCTCGTCGTCGGCTACTACGCCGAGGACTGGGAAGGCGACGGGCGCGCCCTGGAGGCGCTGCGCACGGCGGCCGGGCACGTCGACCGGGTCGTCAACTTCGCGCTGCAGCTGAACGCAGACGGCTCCATCACCACGCGGGCCTACCCCGCGCTGCAGGCAGAGGCCCGCGGGCTGGGACTGCCCGTCTACGGGCTGGTCCACAACATGAAGGACGGCAACTTCAGCGCGGAGGTCGCCCGCAGCGTGCTGGCCGATCCGGCGAAGCGCAGCAGGGCGGTCTCGGACATGGTGGCGGTCGCACAGGCCCACGGCCTGGACGGTATCGACATCGACATCGAAAACGTTCCGGGCGACCTGCGGCCGTACTACACCGCGCTGGTGACCGAGGCGGCGGCCGCCCTGAGGCCCCGCGGGATCGGCATCACGGTCTCCGTCCCGGCCAAGGTGTGGGACGACAGGATGTCCAACTGGGGCGGCGCGTTCGACTACGCGGCGCTGGGGGCTGTGGCTGACCAGGTCGCGGTCATGGCCTACGACGAGCACACCTACGGGCTGCCGGAGGGTCCCGTCGCGTCCCTGCCCTGGGTGGAGCGCGTGGTCGCCTACGCCACGCAGCAGATCCCGAAGGAGAAGATCCTGCTGGGCATCCCAGCCTACGGCTACGCCTGGGTCTCCGGCACCAACCGGGTGGTGAGGGGCCTGTCCACCGCGGGCGCGTACCAGCTGGCGGCCCGGCACGGCGCCGGGGTCCTCTGGGACGACGTGGCGCAGGTGCCCTACTTCACCTACACCGAGGGCGGCGTGGCGCACACCGTCTACTTCGAGAACGGGCAGTCCACGGCAGCCAAGCTGGGCGTGGTGACGAGGTACGGACTCGGCGGTATCGCCATCTGGCGGCTGGGCCTGAACGAGCAGGCGATCTGG